The Rana temporaria chromosome 4, aRanTem1.1, whole genome shotgun sequence genome contains a region encoding:
- the LOC120936663 gene encoding P2Y purinoceptor 13-like: MDSDIFNFSDSSSSSKNCTGGIRMERVVFPILYTVTFCLGVIMNSLSVCIFCKVPTNSVFIVYLKNTVAADIIMTLALPFKIVTDSELAPWQVKVFVCRCSAVVFYSAMYVNIILLGLIGLDRFLKIVQPYKRGCMDRLRIAKWISLSVWIGIFGLSMPNMLLNSTKATPENVNRCSNLKTPLGIGWHKAVTYISQLIFWSVLISMTVFYTIISKKVYESYVKSHSKDKASRKNTKAKVFVVVIVFFLCFAPYHFTRVPYTFSQGGIITDCNIDRNLFLSKESTLWLAATNVFMDPFIYVVLCKPFRKLIPGFSSPGNSSQETPFNESTM; the protein is encoded by the coding sequence ATGGACTCTGACATTTTCAACTTTTCTGATAGTTCATCATCGTCCAAAAACTGTACAGGGGGCATTAGAATGGAACGAGTTGTCTTCCCCATTCTATACACAGTTACATTCTGTCTTGGAGTTATCATGAACAGCCTATCCgtttgtattttttgcaaagtccCTACCAACAGTGTTTTTATTGTATATCTTAAAAATACTGTGGCAGCTGATATAATTATGACCCTGGCACTGCCTTTTAAGATAGTTACAGATTCAGAACTTGCACCATGGCAGGTGAAAGTCTTTGTCTGCCGTTGTTCTGCAGTGGTATTTTACTCGGCTATGTACGTCAATATAATACTTCTTGGACTCATAGGATTGGATCGCTTTCTTAAGATTGTACAACCATACAAAAGAGGATGCATGGATCGGCTTCGTATAGCTAAATGGATATCTTTGTCTGTGTGGATCGGCATATTTGGACTATCAATGCCTAACATGTTGTTAAACAGCACAAAAGCAACACCTGAAAATGTTAACCGCTGTTCTAACCTCAAAACTCCACTGGGCATAGGATGGCACAAAGCTGTCACTTACATCAGCCAATTGATTTTTTGGTCCGTTTTAATTTCCATGACAGTTTTTTATACAATAATAAGCAAAAAGGTTTATGAATCTTATGTAAAATCTCACAGTAAAGACAAAGCTTCGAGAAAGAACACCAAAGCCAAAGTTTTTGTTGTAGTAATTGTATTTTTCCTGTGCTTTGCGCCCTACCATTTTACGAGGGTACCCTATACATTTAGCCAGGGTGGAATCATAACAGATTGTAACATCGACAGAAATTTATTCCTATCTAAAGAAAGTACTTTGTGGCTTGCTGCCACCAATGTATTCATGGACCCTTTCATCTATGTAGTTCTCTGTAAGCCATTTAGAAAACTCATACCTGGATTTAGCAGTCCAGGAAACTCAAGCCAGGAAACGCCCTTCAACGAGTCAACGATGTAG